The following are encoded in a window of Physeter macrocephalus isolate SW-GA chromosome 9, ASM283717v5, whole genome shotgun sequence genomic DNA:
- the OR1B1 gene encoding LOW QUALITY PROTEIN: olfactory receptor 1B1 (The sequence of the model RefSeq protein was modified relative to this genomic sequence to represent the inferred CDS: deleted 2 bases in 1 codon; substituted 1 base at 1 genomic stop codon): protein MTEGWSHKVQGQRSPFLTDSFSGGSLSLNKGCAPNASHSPIFLLLGFSRASAPPSVLFLLFLAIYLTTMMGNVTLALLISRDSRLHSPMYYLLHGLSVIDMGLSTVTLPQLLAHLVPHDSAIPAARCLAQFFFFYAFGVTDTLVISVMALDHYVVICDPLHYHLVMNRQPCAHLLAFCWVVSVVHTMLHVGLLLPLYWAGDDEGNVCLPHFFCDHRPLLXAPCSDIHPNELAVFLEEGFLMLGPCALIVLSCVCIGATILRLTSVAGCCLAVSTCISHLTMVGFLYCTIIWVYFQPPSQNSWDQDMVAAVMYTAIMPLANPFVYSIHNKDVKSALHRLLRGGRVGS, encoded by the exons ACTCTTTTTCAGGAGGCTCATTGTCACTCAACAAGGGCTGTGCCCCTAATGCTTCACATTCTCCCATCTTTTTGCTTCTTGGGTTCTCCAGAGCT AGTGCCCCCCCCAGTGTCCTCTTTCTCCTGTTCCTGGCTATTTACCTGACCACCATGATGGGAAACGTTACTCTTGCGCTGCTCATCTCCCGGGACTCCAGGCTCCACTCACCTATGTACTATCTGCTCCATGGTCTCTCCGTGATAGACATGGGGCTGTCCACAGTCACTCTGCCCCAGCTGCTGGCCCATCTGGTCCCTCATGACTCAGCCATTCCTGCTGCCCGCTGCCTGGCCCAGTTCTTCTTCTTCTATGCATTTGGAGTTACAGACACCCTTGTTATTTCTGTCATGGCTCTGGATCACTACGTGGTCATCTGTGACCCTCTGCACTACCATTTGGTGATGAATCGCCAACCCTGTGCCCACTTACTGGCCTTTTGCTGGGTGGTGTCCGTGGTGCACACCATGCTGCATGTGGGACTCCTCTTGCCTCTCTACTGGGCTGGGGATGACGAGGGCAACGTTTGCCTTCCCCACTTCTTCTGTGACCACCGACCACTTCTATGAGCCCCTTGCTCTGACATCCATCCCAATGAACTGGCTGTATTTTTGGAGGAGGGCTTCCTCATGCTGGGCCCCTGTGCCCTCATTGTACTATCCTGTGTCTGCATTGGGGCCACCATCCTACGTTTGACCTCAGTGGCTGGTTGCTGCCTTGCAGTCTCCACCTGCATATCCCATCTCACCATGGTTGGCTTTCTCTATTGCACTATCATTTGGGTCTACTTCCAGCCTCCTTCCCAGAACTCTTGGGATCAGGACATGGTGGCTGCTGTGATGTACACGGCCATTATGCCTTTGGCCAACCCTTTTGTGTACAGCATCCACAACAAGGATGTCAAGAGTGCACTCCATAGGCTGCTtagaggagggagggtgggctcCTGA